The genomic interval CCCACCAATACATGATTTGGGTAGTAGATACGTGATTTGATATCACTTTGTAGCTTAAAGTTGCCAGACTGCCATAGCGTATCATTGACACGCGCTAATAGGTTAGCGGGCTGACTAATAAGATGGTCGTGACTCACTTCAATAATGACATTGGGCATGGTGTTATCCTTTATTGTTGAATTAAATCTGCAAATTTGGCGTTTACTGCGCCTGCTAAATCTGACGGTGACAACTCAATCTCCAAGCCGCGTCTACCGCCACTACAATAAATGGTTGTAAAGTGTTGTGCCGACTGATCGATGACCGTGGGCAGGCGTTTTTTTTGACCGAGCGGGCTTACCCCACCTAGCACATAGCCTGTGGTACGTTCTACCAATTTGGGGTCTGCCATTTGTGCTTTTTTACTGCCGATGGCTTTGGCAATTTTTTTTAGGTTTAGTAAATGCTCAACAGGCAATATCGCAACAGCGAGCTTGTCATTGTCGTCTTGCACCACCAAGGTTTTAAAAACCCGCTTTGGCTCAACTTGTAGTTTTTCTGCCGCTTCAAGCCCATAGCTTTCACTATGGGCGTCATGATGGTATTCATGTAACTGGAAGTTGATTTTTAGTTTTTTGGCAAGATTAACGGCAGGTGTCATGGCGGTTTCTTAACAGGGTTTGGTGATTGAAGATAGTCATTCATCATAACCAAACTACGGGTTAAAACAAAGCACATTGGGTATAAAAAACGTATAAAAAACCAGCCAACTATTTTGCTAGTGACTGGATTTAGTGAAGTGCTAGATACTAGTTGTTGCATAGGCTTGAACGTATAGCCTTGATTTTATAGAGGGCGCATTACCTATTAGCTTGCTTTTGAGACCATATAATCAACGGCAGCTTTTACTTCATCGTCTGAGGCTTGGCTACCGCCTTTGGCTGGCATTACACCGGCTTTTCCTTGATAGCCGACAATGGCGTGTTTATAAAGCGTGTCTTTACCTTGCGCAATGCGAGGTGCCCAAGCGGCTTTATCAGCAAGTTTTGGGGCGCCCATCAAGCCTGCTGTGTGACAAGTGGTACATACACTACCAAACAATTTTTCGCCAGCATCCGCAGAAACTGGGGTAGCGGTTGCTGTCGTCGTGGTGGCAGCGGCTGAGGCGGCTGTCGGTGGTACAAATGAAGCAGGCTGTGAAGCCACTGGCATGGGATGGTTTGCACGAGCGATTTCACCTTGCTGTGCAGCAATTTCTTCGGTTGGTTTGCTTTCGGCTGACTCATGCTTACTACATGCGCTCATGGTAAGACCCAAGGCAATCATAAGACTGGCTAGCGTGGCATTGCGTGTTGATATCGGTAGCATAACCTTTTCCTTTCAAATTAGGTGAAATCTAATTTCACATCAATGTATAAATTTTTAATAGCCCTACAAACTGTTTTTGCATGGTAATGTCGACTGGCAAATGGCTAGTACAACATTTAGCGGCATGTTGTTATCACATGAGAATTAGTGACTATATTAGCATTACTGCCGTATGAATAAAATAACATTTTAAAGCCACCTTACTAAATCATTACTATCGTTGTGTATTTTGTTACGATAACAGGCAAAAATTTTTTACTAGCTAGCTAAAACAGGGCAATTAGCTAGGAGGAGGATTTTTTAATTTAACCGGTGATTAAAAAGCTAAAATTTACATTGACTTACATTCAATATTTAGTTAAAATTCGCACCTATTTTTATCCTAATCTGAGCTGATGCCAAACCATGGGTAGGTTGGCTAATAATCACCTATACAGCCGGATTAATGTTCCTGACCCACTAACCCCGCTTTGTTGATAGCATTTTCATTGTCTATCAATCAGCCTAGACTTAAGGAGTCTACATGCCAGCAGTAAAGGTAAAAGAGAACGAACCTGTAGATATCGCAATTCGCCGCTTTAAACGTGCTTGTGAGAAAGCCGGTATTTTAGCAGATGTACGTAAACATGAGTTCTATGAAAAACCAACTCAAGAACGTAAACGCAAAAAAGCAGCTGCGGTAAAACGTTACAAAAAGAAAATGTCACGTGAATCAGTACGCACGACTCGTCTTTACTAAGGTAATTTGTCGACAGACAACCCAATACCAGTAAATGATAAAATCCACTTTGTTAAGTGGATTTTTTTATGCTATGTTGCTAACCACAATTTTAAAAACGCCATTAGCTAACATTAAGGAGCGTTAAAACCATGAGTACCATAAAAGACACCCTGACCGATGTGGTCAAAACTTCCATGAAAGCGCGTGAGCTTGAAAAAGTTAAAGTACTACGCAGCGTACAAGCGGTGATAAAACAAATTGAAATTGACCGCCAACTAACGCTCGATGATGCAGGTGTACTAGACATCTTACAAAAACAAACCAAGCAGCGTCAGGAATCGCTCGCGATTTTTGCCGCCAATGGTCGGGAAGATTTGGCACAAAAAGAACAATTCGAGATTGATGTGATTAGTCAATTCTTGCCACAACCCATGAGTGAAGCAGAAATTGCCAATCTAGTAGCTGCTGAAATTGCTGAGCAAGGTGCCACTTCAATGCAGCAAATGGGCGCTGTGATGAATGCGCTGAAAGTCAAAACCGCAGGTCGTGCTGACCCCGCTTTGATTTCAAAGTTGGTCAAAGCGACATTGGGTTAACCATTTAAAACATGATAAAAAAGCCGTAAGATTTGTGCTTACGGCTTTTTTATTGGGTAAATTTTTACTGATGCCTCTGCAGCACTTGATAAAGCAAGTCCAAGGTTTCTACCAGTGGCAGTCCAACCACATTGCTATAGCTACCATCAATCGCTTTAACCCACGCAGCGCCCAGTCCTTGAATGGCATAACCGCCTGCTTTGTCTTGTGGTTCACCCGTATGCCAATAATGCGCCATCATGCTGTCAGTGAGCGCAATAAATTTGACATCAGTTCTCACCACAGTGCGCTCAGTATAATCCATCTGCCATTGACCGCCACGCTGCGCCATTCGGCTCACTTGCACCGCGGTCCATACTTGGTGCGAGGCATTGCTCATTTGCCGCCACATCGCACAGGCATCGGCAAAATCGTTAGGTTTTTGCAGCACTGACCCATCCGGCAATACGCCAATGGTATCGGCGGTAATTACCACACACTCGGTCATAGCGTTTGGCAAAACTTGTAAAGCGGCTTGCGCTTTTTGACTAACCATACGCCCAATATAGTCAATCGCCGATTCCTCTGCTCGCCGTGTTTCATCAATGTTGACAGCCACACAAGTATGGGGCACCAAAACTTGATCTAACAACTCACGCCGTCTGGGTGAGGTGGACGCCAAGATAATCGGTATAGTGGTATTAAATTGATACATAATAACTTCTCAATACGCTCATCGCGTATAACGCAGCATGACAGCGACTAACAGCGGCCAAATTAAGGTACTGACGGCAACGGTATAAAGTAATTGGGGTGCAAACACCCCTTGGGTAAATAAATGCAGAAAAATTAACCCAAATTGATAAATCAGCAGACAGGCCCCCGCAAGCAACCATACCAAGTTCGAGGACAATTGGCGTAAATAACCACTGACAAACTTGATAAAAAACGCCACCAACACTGCACATAAGGCTTGCTGACCGATTCGGCTATCTGTGAGTAAATCAGCAAACAAACCAACTAGAAACGCCAATCCCATGCCAATTAAAGTCGGTTGAAATATCAGCCAAAAAATTAGCATCATAATCATCCACATCGGACGAAATAGCGCAATCTCTGCCGACAGCGGATACACACTGAGTACCGATGCGATGATAAAACTGATTGCCATCACAATATATAAATGCTGTTTGGTTTTTTTGCGCTGAACGACGACCATAATCAGTGATTTTAAACCTTTTGCTGAAGCAGTAAAACATAAGACGTATTGATAAAATTGGCAGCGGGTTTCACCATAATCTTGGCATAGCCCCCCGCTTGCTCGGCTTCTACTTTTGCCACACGCCCAACAGGAAATCCGGCAGGAATACGACCGCCAAGCCCGGATGAAATCAGCTCATCGCCAATGCGTACATCCGATGCCTTAAAGATATAATCTAGCACCAAATACTGCGGATTACCTTTGCCCGACACGATGGCTTTTTGCCCGGTACGTTTGATAGTCACTGCAACGGATTGTTGGTCATCGCTGATTAACACCACACGGCAGGTATCGGGATAAACATTGACGACTTGTCCAAGAATGCCGTTTTCATCAATCACCGTTTGCCCCACAATTACCCCGTCTTTGCTGCCTTTATTGATGACCACCATTTGCCGCAGTGGATTGCTATCGGTACCAATCACATGCGATAACAGTAAATTAAACTGGTCTGGTGTGGTGGCAGATAAAATCCCTTGCAGTCGGGCATTTTGCGCGACAAGATAATCTTGCTGCTGCAATTGCGCTTTGGCATGCACCAGCTCAGCTTTTAACTGGACATTCTCACGGCGTAACGCTTCTTTTTCGGTCATGGTGCTATCAAGCCAGCCTGCAAAAAAACTTGGGTAAGCCGATACTTGATAGATGGGCTGCATGGCGGCATGGGTCACGGTACGTACTGGCTGAAACCAACTGCTATTTTTACTATCCAATAACATCAGCACAATCGCCGCAAACACCACAATAAGGGTTTTGCGAATGGCGAGCGGTTGTTGGGTAAAAATGGTAAGTGACATAAATAACATCCAAGTAAAATCCGTGGCAGTCAATACAGCGCGCGATAACAAGCCATCAGGGTAACAAAAATCTTTTAAAAAAAGCTATCGTAAAATCATCTTGTCAATAAAGCAATAAAACCGCTATTAAAAAATAGCGGTTAACGGTAACACATCAGTTAACATCAGACAAAAATCATATTCAATGCTTTGTTATTGATAAACTCTAGCGCTTTACCACCCCCACGGCTGACACAAGTCAGTGGGTCTTCGGCTACCGTGACAGGCAAGCCTGTTTCGCGTGAAATCAGCTCATCAAGATTGCGTAATAGTGCACCACCACCCGTTAATACAATACCACGCTCTGCGATATCGGCTGATAATTCAGGCGGGGTTTGCTCAAGCGCCGCTTTCACACCTGAGATAATACCAGTAATAGGGTCGCTTAAGGCTTTTTGGATTTCGGCGGATGTCACTACAAATGACTTAGGCACGCCTTCTGCCATACTACGACCACGCACTTCCACTTCCAAAGGGTTTTCAGGATCTTCAATAGCCGTCCCTACTTCGGTTTTGATGCGTTCAGCCGTGGTTTCACCAATCACACAGCCGTGGGTACGGCGCACATGAGTAATAATCGCTTCATCAAACACATCACCGCCGATACGGATGGAGTCGGCATACACACAACCTGATAGCGCAATCACCGCAATCTCTGTAGTACCACCCCCGATATCCACCACCATCGAACCGCTGGCTTCATGCACGGGTAACCCTGCGCCAATCGCAGCTGCCATAGGCTCTTCAAGCAATAACGCTTTGTTTGCGCCTGCCGATTCAACCGCTTCACGAATCGCACGACGTTCTACCAAGGTAGATTTACAAGGCACACAAACAATCACGTTTGGATTGGCTAAAAAGCGTTTCACCTTCACTTTGTTGATAAAATGCTTGAGCATTTTTTGGGTCACTTCAAAATCGGCAATCACACCGTCTTTGAGTGGACGAATCGCAGTGATATTATCTGGGGTACGACCTAGCATTTGTTTGGCATCAAGACCGACAGCAGCAACGGTAGGATTTTGGGTACGGTTACTACGAAGCGCAACAACCGTTGGTTCATTGAGTACCACACCTTTACCTGGGGTGAAAATTAACGTGTTGGCAGTGCCAAGGTCGATGGCGATATTACTTGATAAAAATCCGAAGAGGCTCATGTATCATTTCCCAGTGATAACAAAACTACACTGCAAGCAAAGCAGAAATTAGCGGGGTGTTTAATCGCACATCGAGTCAACGACGCATTTTTTAAAAGCGTTTATTTAAAAGCTTTTAATGCCGATGTTTCTAATACCTATGTTTCTAGTGCCCATATTTCAAAACCACCCTATTTGCCCACTAACAAAAAAATCTTAAGCAAGCTGCTTACCGCCGCTGTGTTTTACATAAAAAATAGCAAGAAACTCTTAACGATTAACAGTTAAAAGGCTATCTTTTTAGATAAAAAAGGTGACGATAATTTTAAAGAGGTTTAGGCGATAGTGACTTTAATGCGATTAATTTGCGTTTAGTAAGAATAGTGCTAGATTATAGCGGTAAAATATCGCAAAATATAGTGATTTAATCACATTCTATCTTTATTCACGAATTTTTTGTGACAAATTATTTAGGTCACATCACCCTATTTTTTCAAATTTGTTATTAAAAGTAACTAAACTAAAGCAACTGTTTTTATCAGGTTTTATCCTCTTTTATTATAGCCTGTTGCTATAATTGGCTGGTTTAAAATCGCATCGAACATTTGCCTTGTTTGTCCGTTTTTTATTTTTGTTTGTACTTAAGGAACTCATCATGTCGCAAACTCTTTCAACTGATGAAATTATGAACATCGCCAAACTTGCTCGGCTTGGCGTGACTGCTGAGCAGGCAGATAGTTATGCCAATGACCTAAGCAAAATCCTATCGATGATGGATATTTTGGCAGAGGTCAACACTGACAATATCGCACCGCTTACCAATGTCCATGATATGACCCAGCCACTGCGTGAAGATGTTATTGGCGGTGATGGGGTCGAAGTCAATCGTGAGCTAAATCAGTCCATTGCCCCAAGTGTGGCTGATGGCTTATACCTTGTACCACAGGTCATTGAATAAGCCACAGCTCATCGAATAACTTGTCAAATTTTTGTTAATTAATTATAAGTGAAAATTATGTCTGAACTACATACGTTTTCGGTTGCCCAATTGGCAGCAGGTCTAAAAAATAAAGACTTTAGCAGTACCGAACTTACCCAACATTTTCTCAATCGGATTGCCAAGCATGATAAAGCCACTAATAGCTTTATCACGGTCACGCCTGAACAAGCGTTAGCGCAAGCCGCTGCCGCCGATAAATTATTGGCAGAAGGCAAAGGCGCAGACTTGACGGGCGTGCCACTGGCTCATAAAGACATTTTTTGTACCCAAGGCGTTTTAACCACTTGTGGCTCAAAAATGCTAGAAAACTTTGTGGCGCCTTACAACGCTACCATCGTTGAAAACTGCCTAAATGCAGGCTTAGTTATGCTTGGCAAAACCAGTATGGATGAGTTCGCGATGGGCTCGGACAATGAGTCATCTTACTTTGGCGCCGTGCACAACCCTTGGGATATCAGCCGTGTACCAGGCGGTTCATCGGGCGGTAGCGCAGCTGCGGTTGCGGCAGGTTTTGCACCCTTTGCTACAGGCTCAGATACTGGGGGCTCGATTCGCCAACCTGCGTCATTTTGTGGTTTGACAGGGATTAAGCCAACTTACGGACGTGTCTCACGTTATGGGATGGTGGCGTATGCGTCAAGTTTTGACCAAGCTGGCAGTTTTGGTAAAACCGCAGAAGATTGTGCTTATTTGCTCAACGTGTTATCAGGTCATGATAGCAAAGATTCAACGTCTGCCAACAAAGATGTGCCGGATTTTGTCGCTAGTTTGAGCGCCAAACGCCAAGCCAATGCCAGCCATGATAAACCGCTTCAAGGGTTACGCATCGGTATCCCAACCGAGTATTTTGCCGATGGCTTAAATAGCGAGGTTAAAGCCAGTGTAGAAGCGGCATTAAAACGATACCAAGCCTTGGGTGCAAGCTTGGTGGATGTGAATTTGACCAAACCTGAAATCACCCTTGCCACTTATTATTTGCTCGCCCCAGCCGAAGCTTCATCTAACTTATCGCGTTATGATGGGGTGCGTTATGGCTACCGCTGTGAGAGCCCAAAAAACTTAGAAGATTTATACACCCGCTCACGTTCTGAAGGCTTTGGTGCCGAAGTACAGCGCCGTATTCTGATGGGTACCTATGCATTATCAGCGGGTTATTTTGATGCTTATTATGTCAAAGCGCAAAAAGTGCGTCGCCTCATCAGCCAAGATTTTGCCAAAGCCTTTGAAAGCTGTGATGTCATTGCCACCCCAACTGCGCCAACGACGGCTTATAAAATCGGTGCAAGCCTTAGCCCTGCCGAAATTTATATGGGGGATGTTTATACCATTGGCGTGAATTTAGCCGGTTTACCGTCATTAAGCCATCCGGTAGGTTTTGATGGTGACAATCTGCCTGTCGGCTTACAGCTTATTGCAAAAGCATGGGACGAAGAGACACTACTGCAAACTGCCGATGCGTATCAGCAAGTCACTGATTTTCACCAACAACTATCACCCATCGCCAAAGCCTAAGGAGCCTTGTTATGACAAACCAAAATAAACCGCAAGCGCCTGCTTCTGCTCAGGCACCGTTGGTTGATGGCTACGAAGTGGTTATCGGTATCGAAATCCACTGCCAACTCAACACCAATACCAAAATTTTCTCATCGGCTTCCACCCTATTTGGGCAAGAACCCAACACCCAAGCCAATATTGTTGACCTAGCAATGCCAGGGGCGCTACCTGTACTCAACAAAGATGTGGTAGAAAAAGCGGTGATGTTTGGGCTTGGCGTCAATGCTGAAATTGGCATGATGAACGCCTTTGACCGTAAAAATTATTTTTATCCCGATTTGCCAAAAGGCTACCAAATCAGCCAAATGGCGCACCCGATTGTCGGTACAGGCTATATTGACATCGTGGTCAATGAAGGTGAAAAAAACGAATACCCCAAACGTATTCACATTACCCGTGCTCACTTAGAAGAAGATGCGGGCAAATCGGTGCATGATGCGGTGCCACAAATGACAGGCGTGGATTTAAACCGTGCCGGTACGCCGCTGATTGAAATCGTCTCGGAGCCTGATATGCGCTCAGCTGCTGAGGCGGTTGCCTATGTCAAAGCCATTCACCAGTTGGTCACTTGGCTCGGTATTTCTGATGCCATTATGGCGGAAGGCTCATTCCGTGCCGACTGTAACGTCTCCGTGCGAAAACCCGGCGCCGATTTGGGTACTCGCTGTGAGATTAAGAACCTCAACTCGTTTCGCTTTATCGAGCGCGCCATCACGGTGGAAATCGAGCGTCAAATTGATTTGATTGAAGACGGTGGCAAAGTCATACAAGCCACTCGCCTGTACGATCCCGACAAAGACGAAACGCGCTCAATGCGTACCAAGGAAGAAGCCAACGACTACCGCTACTTCCCAGACCCAGACCTTTTACCTGTGCATATTGATACCGCAACTTTTGAACAAATCAAAAACGCCATGCCAGAATTGCCAGTGGCACGTCGTGAGCGTTTTCAATCGACGCTTGGCTTACCTGACTATGATAGCCGTATTTTAACCGCTAGTCGTTCGCTCGCTGATTACTTTGAGCAAGTAGTGGCAAAAGTCGGTCATGATAACGCCAAACTGGCTGCCAATTGGATAATGGGTGACCTGCTCGGCGCGCTCAACAAAGATGAAAAAACCATTGAGCAAAGCCCGATTTCAGTGAGCCAATTTGCCAAACTGCTAGAGCGTATCAAAGACAATACGCTATCAGGCAAACTGGCTAAACAAGCCTTTATCGCCCTATTCGCTGGCGAAGGTGGTGACGATGAAACAGCCGTAGATAAAATAATTGCCGATAAAGGTTTAAAACAAGAAACCGATACAGGCGCGATTAAAGCGATTGTCGAAGACGTGTTGAAAAACAACCAAGCGATGGTCGATGAGTACAAGTCAGGTAAAGAAAAAGCCTTTAACGGTCTTGTCGGTCAAGTGATGAAAGCCTCCAAAGGTAAAGCCAACCCGGCTCAAGTTAATGAGCTGTTAAAAGAACTAATTGGATAAGTTGGTATTGCAAATTCTGTCATTTTTGGTAGAATAGTACACCTTTCGGGGCGTAGCGCAGTCTGGTAGCGCACTTGCATGGGGTGCAAGGGGTCGCGAGTTCGAATCCCGCCGTTCCGACCAAATTAAAAAGGCTTACGTGTTACGTAGGCCTTTTTCTTTTTTGAGCTTTTTTTTTACCTATTGTCACAGTATTTTTACGTGAATATGACAATAGTTTTTTCGTTTTGATAGATAATTTTTTGATAAAATTTTCTCACTATTTGGCCGTATTTATTTGACTATATTTTTTGAAAAATCATGAGCGCGATCATTAAATCATTCCTTGCTAACTATAAACTGACAAATTCGGCTACTGCTTTGGTATGGGTGGTTTTACCACTCACTGCGCAAGCCGATAGCGGTCATCAAGCACAAACCAACAAAGATGCGATTGTACGTTCTTGTCCCAATCGTTTATGCCCCGTTGTGCAAAAAATACCCAAAGGCAGAAAGTTTAGCTGGGTATTAGCCAAAAATGGCTTTGTGAACATTGCCGATTCTACCTTGTGGGTAGCTACTGCTGACATTAAATAAGTGATTGTATGTTTTCAAATTTTTCTTAAAAAGCCTGTCATGAATATGATGGGCTTTTTTGTTATGATAGTCTAAGCTTAATGTTGAACGAGTCGATTATGTCCTACCCAAAAATCATTATTTCAATT from Moraxella osloensis carries:
- a CDS encoding Maf family protein, with protein sequence MYQFNTTIPIILASTSPRRRELLDQVLVPHTCVAVNIDETRRAEESAIDYIGRMVSQKAQAALQVLPNAMTECVVITADTIGVLPDGSVLQKPNDFADACAMWRQMSNASHQVWTAVQVSRMAQRGGQWQMDYTERTVVRTDVKFIALTDSMMAHYWHTGEPQDKAGGYAIQGLGAAWVKAIDGSYSNVVGLPLVETLDLLYQVLQRHQ
- a CDS encoding rod shape-determining protein — encoded protein: MSLFGFLSSNIAIDLGTANTLIFTPGKGVVLNEPTVVALRSNRTQNPTVAAVGLDAKQMLGRTPDNITAIRPLKDGVIADFEVTQKMLKHFINKVKVKRFLANPNVIVCVPCKSTLVERRAIREAVESAGANKALLLEEPMAAAIGAGLPVHEASGSMVVDIGGGTTEIAVIALSGCVYADSIRIGGDVFDEAIITHVRRTHGCVIGETTAERIKTEVGTAIEDPENPLEVEVRGRSMAEGVPKSFVVTSAEIQKALSDPITGIISGVKAALEQTPPELSADIAERGIVLTGGGALLRNLDELISRETGLPVTVAEDPLTCVSRGGGKALEFINNKALNMIFV
- a CDS encoding GatB/YqeY domain-containing protein; the protein is MSTIKDTLTDVVKTSMKARELEKVKVLRSVQAVIKQIEIDRQLTLDDAGVLDILQKQTKQRQESLAIFAANGREDLAQKEQFEIDVISQFLPQPMSEAEIANLVAAEIAEQGATSMQQMGAVMNALKVKTAGRADPALISKLVKATLG
- the mreC gene encoding rod shape-determining protein MreC; its protein translation is MSLTIFTQQPLAIRKTLIVVFAAIVLMLLDSKNSSWFQPVRTVTHAAMQPIYQVSAYPSFFAGWLDSTMTEKEALRRENVQLKAELVHAKAQLQQQDYLVAQNARLQGILSATTPDQFNLLLSHVIGTDSNPLRQMVVINKGSKDGVIVGQTVIDENGILGQVVNVYPDTCRVVLISDDQQSVAVTIKRTGQKAIVSGKGNPQYLVLDYIFKASDVRIGDELISSGLGGRIPAGFPVGRVAKVEAEQAGGYAKIMVKPAANFINTSYVLLLQQKV
- the mreD gene encoding rod shape-determining protein MreD; the encoded protein is MVVVQRKKTKQHLYIVMAISFIIASVLSVYPLSAEIALFRPMWMIMMLIFWLIFQPTLIGMGLAFLVGLFADLLTDSRIGQQALCAVLVAFFIKFVSGYLRQLSSNLVWLLAGACLLIYQFGLIFLHLFTQGVFAPQLLYTVAVSTLIWPLLVAVMLRYTR
- the rpsU gene encoding 30S ribosomal protein S21, which produces MPAVKVKENEPVDIAIRRFKRACEKAGILADVRKHEFYEKPTQERKRKKAAAVKRYKKKMSRESVRTTRLY
- the gatA gene encoding Asp-tRNA(Asn)/Glu-tRNA(Gln) amidotransferase subunit GatA gives rise to the protein MSELHTFSVAQLAAGLKNKDFSSTELTQHFLNRIAKHDKATNSFITVTPEQALAQAAAADKLLAEGKGADLTGVPLAHKDIFCTQGVLTTCGSKMLENFVAPYNATIVENCLNAGLVMLGKTSMDEFAMGSDNESSYFGAVHNPWDISRVPGGSSGGSAAAVAAGFAPFATGSDTGGSIRQPASFCGLTGIKPTYGRVSRYGMVAYASSFDQAGSFGKTAEDCAYLLNVLSGHDSKDSTSANKDVPDFVASLSAKRQANASHDKPLQGLRIGIPTEYFADGLNSEVKASVEAALKRYQALGASLVDVNLTKPEITLATYYLLAPAEASSNLSRYDGVRYGYRCESPKNLEDLYTRSRSEGFGAEVQRRILMGTYALSAGYFDAYYVKAQKVRRLISQDFAKAFESCDVIATPTAPTTAYKIGASLSPAEIYMGDVYTIGVNLAGLPSLSHPVGFDGDNLPVGLQLIAKAWDEETLLQTADAYQQVTDFHQQLSPIAKA
- the gatC gene encoding Asp-tRNA(Asn)/Glu-tRNA(Gln) amidotransferase subunit GatC; protein product: MSQTLSTDEIMNIAKLARLGVTAEQADSYANDLSKILSMMDILAEVNTDNIAPLTNVHDMTQPLREDVIGGDGVEVNRELNQSIAPSVADGLYLVPQVIE
- the gatB gene encoding Asp-tRNA(Asn)/Glu-tRNA(Gln) amidotransferase subunit GatB; the protein is MTNQNKPQAPASAQAPLVDGYEVVIGIEIHCQLNTNTKIFSSASTLFGQEPNTQANIVDLAMPGALPVLNKDVVEKAVMFGLGVNAEIGMMNAFDRKNYFYPDLPKGYQISQMAHPIVGTGYIDIVVNEGEKNEYPKRIHITRAHLEEDAGKSVHDAVPQMTGVDLNRAGTPLIEIVSEPDMRSAAEAVAYVKAIHQLVTWLGISDAIMAEGSFRADCNVSVRKPGADLGTRCEIKNLNSFRFIERAITVEIERQIDLIEDGGKVIQATRLYDPDKDETRSMRTKEEANDYRYFPDPDLLPVHIDTATFEQIKNAMPELPVARRERFQSTLGLPDYDSRILTASRSLADYFEQVVAKVGHDNAKLAANWIMGDLLGALNKDEKTIEQSPISVSQFAKLLERIKDNTLSGKLAKQAFIALFAGEGGDDETAVDKIIADKGLKQETDTGAIKAIVEDVLKNNQAMVDEYKSGKEKAFNGLVGQVMKASKGKANPAQVNELLKELIG
- a CDS encoding c-type cytochrome translates to MLPISTRNATLASLMIALGLTMSACSKHESAESKPTEEIAAQQGEIARANHPMPVASQPASFVPPTAASAAATTTTATATPVSADAGEKLFGSVCTTCHTAGLMGAPKLADKAAWAPRIAQGKDTLYKHAIVGYQGKAGVMPAKGGSQASDDEVKAAVDYMVSKAS
- the ybaK gene encoding Cys-tRNA(Pro) deacylase; amino-acid sequence: MTPAVNLAKKLKINFQLHEYHHDAHSESYGLEAAEKLQVEPKRVFKTLVVQDDNDKLAVAILPVEHLLNLKKIAKAIGSKKAQMADPKLVERTTGYVLGGVSPLGQKKRLPTVIDQSAQHFTTIYCSGGRRGLEIELSPSDLAGAVNAKFADLIQQ